A region of Gracilinanus agilis isolate LMUSP501 chromosome 3, AgileGrace, whole genome shotgun sequence DNA encodes the following proteins:
- the UPK1B gene encoding uroplakin-1b, with protein sequence MAKGDSTVRCFQGLLIFGNVIIGEKCCGVNGPSDWQKYKSAFRDENNDADYPWPHQCCVMDALYKPLNLDACKLGVSGYYHSKGCYELISGPMNRHAWGVAWFGFAILCWTFCVLLGTMFYWSRIEY encoded by the exons ATGGCCAAGGGTGACTCCACTGTGCGCTGCTTCCAAGGCCTTCTGATTTTTGGAAATGTGATTATTGGA GAAAAGTGCTGTGGTGTGAATGGTCCATCAGACTGGCAAAAATACAAGTCAGCCTTCCGGGATGAGAATAATGATGCTGACTACCCTTGGCCTCATCAGTGCTGCGTTATGGACGCTCTCTATAAGCCACTCAATCTCGACGCCTGTAAACTTGGTGTGTCTGGTTACTATCACAGCAAG GGCTGCTACGAGCTGATCTCAGGACCAATGAACCGACATGCCTGGGGTGTTGCATGGTTTGGATTTGCCATTCTCTGCTGGACT tTCTGTGTTCTCCTGGGCACCATGTTCTATTGGAGTAGAATTGAATACTGA